From the genome of Candidatus Defluviilinea proxima:
GCCCGGCGGCATCGAGGAACAGCCAAAGGTCAAGTTTTCGACTACGTAGGAACAGAAAGAGCATCAAGCCGCCCAACAAGAATCCCCCAAAGATATGCAAACCACCTTCCCATACCTTGTAGATTCTTGAGGGGTCTTCAATGTAGAAGCGGCTACCGCCCAAAGTTGCATTCAAGACAAACCAAAGGCGGGCGCCGATAATACCTACCGGCAAAACACCAATGGGCAAGCCCAATTGGAAGTTACCGATGGGAGTTTTGATCAATGGGCCAAACGAAACCCACCAAACCAAAGCATCCCAAATACTTTCAGGGTTCTCACCATGTCGTTTGAGCTTATTTTCTACGAGCAAAGAGCCGACAATGACGCCGATCATCACGATCACGCCGTACCATCGCAATGAAAAATTACCGATCGTAAAAATTACAGGGTCAATCATGTGTACCTCAACGAAATTTTTCAGGGATTATAACATCCGGTCTGGGCAAATCGTATTGTGGCACATTAAACCCGGATGATAGCGGATATTACATCTATAACGCTTCTTTTGTGATGAATTACACATCAGTACCTAATCATAAATGCTTACAATCGGGGTCAACGTTTACCTTTAGAGTCATGGTTTTTATAGGATAACCAAAATGCTCAAGATCAACCGTCAAACCGATTATGCCGTCCGCGTGGTGCTCGCCCTTGCCAAACGAGGCGAAGGGATTCGTCTCTCAACCACAGAGATCCAGCAAGAAATGCTAATACCACCTGCATTGATGACCCGTATTGTGGCGCAACTGGCACGCGAGGGGCTGGTCAATACTTTCCCCGGGCGCGATGGCGGGTTGATGCTCCCCCGCCCCGCTTCACAGATCAGCCTAAAGGACGTAGTTGAGGCGTTCGAGGGACCGATTCTGCTTTCGGAGTGTTTAAAAGTCAAAGGTGAGGATGATTGTCCATTCCAATCCAATTGCCCGGTGCGCTCGAAATGGGGACGTGTGCAGGTGGCAATGATGCGCGAGATGGCGGCCATCTCATTTGAAGATTTGGCGCTGGAAGCGGCTGGCATCCCAGTGGCGATGCCGAGTTTTGTTTAGTTAATTCGTGCGAGTAAAGGGGCTCGCACACAATTTTTTCAAGGAGAGTCTATGGATACAGTCTTACTTTCTCGATTGCAGTTTGCTCTCACAACCATCTATCACTGGCTATTCGTACCATTGACGCTGGGGATGGGCTGGTTCGTGGCATTCATGCAAACCCGCTACTACCAAACCAAGGACGAGACTTGGCGTAAGATGGCAAAGTTCTGGGGAAAGTTGTTCCTGATCAATTTCGCCATTGGCGTGGTGACGGGTATCGTTCAGGAATTCCAGTTTGGTATGAACTGGAGTGAGTACAGTCGCTATGTTGGCGATATTTTCGGTGCACCGCTGGCTGTGGAAGCCCTGCTGGCATTCTTCATGGAATCGACATTCCTAGGCGTATGGGTGTTCGGTGAAGGACGTGTCCCCGAAAAAGTGCATCTCGCTTCGATCTGGCTCGTCGCCATCGGCTCGAACCTATCTGCACTCTGGATTCTGCTTGCGAACGGCTGGATGCAACACCCGGTCGGTTATGTGATCAACGAAGCCAACGGCCGCGCGGAACTGGTCAACTTCTTTGCTTTGATCGGCAACCCCAAAGGCTGGATCTTCTTCTGGCACACCATCTCTGATGGTTTGTTGATGGCGGCCATGGTGATCATCGCAGTCAGTGGATATCACATCTTCCGCAAACAGAATGTTGAGTTCTTCAAAAAGTCTTTCATTATCGCTTCTGTAGCTGGTCTGGTCGCCAGTGTACTGGTCTTCCTCGGCGGACACACAATGGGTCAATACATGTATGAAACCCAGCCGATGAAATTTGCGGCCATCGAAGCTCACTGGGAAACATCACAGCCCGCCGACTTCTCGCTCCTCACCATCGGTGACTTGAGCGGTAAACGCGAAGTTTGGTCAGCCAGAGTTCCAGGTGTGTTAAGCTTCCTGGCTTGTAACAACTTCACATGTGAAGTCAAAGGCGTGGACGATATCCAAAAAGAATACGAAGCGCTCTATGGTCCAGGCGATTACATTCCGCTGATGGTCGTCACCTATTGGACGTTCCGCATCATGATGACCTTCGGCTTTATCATGATCGGTATCACTGCCTTCTTCCTGTGGGCAAACATGCGTGGCGATATCACCAAAGCCAAATGGATGAAATGGGCTCCTTCCCTTCTCGTCCTTCCGTATCTTGCCAACGCCAGCGGCTGGATCCTGACCGAAATGGGACGCCAACCCTGGATCGTTCAAGGTCTGCTCAAAGTAGAAGATGCGGTTTCCCCCAATCTCACTAACGTTGACCTGCTTATTTCATTGATCGGTTACACAGCCGTGTATGGTTCGTTGGCTGTTGCGATGGTCAAGCTCATGCTCAAATATGCCAAAGCGGGCCCCGATGCCGCCATGCACGAATCCGTTGACGTTGCACCATCGCTCGTCGGCGCGGATGATTAATACGGAGAAACACTATGTCATACGAATTTCTTCAAACACTCTGGTTTATTCTGATCGCTGTCCTTTGGATCGGTTTCTTCTTCCTCGAAGGCTTCGATTTTGGTGTGGGCATGCTCCTACCCTTCCTCGGCAAGAAAGATGAAGAACGCCGAGCCATCATCAACTCCATCGGCTCCGTCTGGGATGGAAACGAAGTGTGGCTCCTCACAGCTGGTGGCGCAACCTTTGCCGCCTTCCCTCACTGGTACGCCACCATGTTCAGCGGTTTCTACCTCGCGCTCTTCCTTCTGTTGGTCGGTTTGATTATTCGCGGTGTTTCATTTGAATACCGCTCGAAGGATGCCAATCCTGCCTGGCGCAACCGCTTCGATTGGATGATCGCCATTGGCTCATTCCTGGCCGCTCTCCTACTTGGCGCCGCGTTTGCAAACCTCGCCCGTGGCGTGCCCATTGACGAAAACATGATGTTCACAGGCAATCTCTTCACACTGCTCAACCCCTACGGCTTGCTCGGCGGCGTGACCACTGTGGCCATCTTCCTGCTCCACGGCGCAAATTTCCTCGGCATCAAACTCGAAGGTGAACTTCGCGAACGCGTGAATGCCTTTGCCAAGAAGCTCTGGATCGCCACCACCATCCTGTACATCGCACTCGGTGTCTTCACCTACGCGGCTGGATTCTGGGCACGTGGCATTGTCAACCCTGGCATCGTACCAATTGCGGCTGTCGTTGTCTTGCTTGTTGCTGGCTACTTCATCAACCAAAAGATGGAAGGTTGGTCCTTCATCATGGTGGCGCTCAACATCGTGTTGACTCAGGTCACATTCTTCTCAATGACCTTCCCCAACGTGATGCTCTCCACCACTAACCCTCTCTACAGTCTCACCATCTACAACGCATCCTCATCTCAATACACGCTGACGGTCATGTCCATCGTCGCACTGATCTTCGTCCCCATCGTACTCGCCTACCAAGGCTGGACGTACTACATGTTCCGCAAGCGCATCAGTACTGACAAGAAAACACTGGTCTACTAGTTCTCTCAGACCGGAGCAAGCGCCCCGTAGCTTGCTCCGGTCTTTTTTTCCATTCGAACTACAAAAAAAGGAATATTTCCATGGCTAAGATCGTTGTTATCGGAGCAGGTTTTGCCGGGCACACTGCCGCATTGTATCTGGGGAATAAACTCGGCAGGAAACACGATATCACCGTCATCAGCAACCGCGATGTATTTGGATACGTACCGTCGTGGGTGTGGGTTGGCGTGGGGCACATGAAGCCTGAAAAGACCATCTTCAAACTCAAATCTGTATACGATAAAAAACATGTCAAATTCGTCCACGCCGCGGCAAAGGAGATTCATCCCGATGCTGGCGACCAGTATGTATTGGGCGAGGAAGTCGGCACAGGCAAGGAAGTCCGCCTTGATTACGATTACCTCGTCATCGCACCCGGCCCCTTACTGAACTTCGCCGGTACGCCCGGCCTTGGGCCTGAGAATGGTTTCACCCATTCCATTTGTTCACTTCCCCACGCTGTCAAAACTCGTGATGCCTATCTCGCCTTGTGCGAGCGCATGAAAAAAGGTGAGAAGGTAAAGATCGTGATCGGGACCGGCCACCCCGGTGCGACTTGTCAGGGTGCCGCATTTGAATACATCGTCAATATTCACAAAGACCTGCTCAAGAAAGGCCTACGCGATAAAGCCGATATCTTGTGGCTTTCGAACGAACCCGCTATGGGCGATTTCGGAGTCAATGGTGTGCAGATCAAACGCAATGGTCATGTGATGCGAAGCGATGAATTCATCAAGGCAGTGTTCAACGACCATGGCATCCGTTATCAAGTCCAGACCGGCGTCACAAAAGTTGAAGCGGGTAAGATCCATTGGCAAAACTATGAAGGCGAAGAAGGTACGACAGAGTTCGACTTTTCGATGCTTATCCCGCAGTTCAAAGGGCAACCGTTCAAATACATCGGCAAGGACGGTGAAGACATTTCGTCAAAGCTGGTCAACCCTGCTGGCTTTGTGCTTGTGGATGGAAAATACGGTCTTCCTTACGCCGAACTTGCTCAAACACCCGAAGCCTGGCCTGCCCATTACAATAATCCTACTTACCCGAACGTTTTTGCAGCTGGCATTGCCTTTGCACCTCCCGGACCCATTTCAAAACCATTCACCAACAAGAACAATGTTTTGATCGCCCCCGCCCCACCGCGTACCGGCATGGTCAGCGGTGTGATCGGACGCGTCGTCGCGATGAACATTGCCGACCTCATCGAAAAAGGGACAATGACCCACAGCGAACGTATGACCGAAATGGTTGCCGCATGCATCGCCTCGATGGGCGACAATCTTTGGGATGGCAACGCAGTCACCATTGTCATGCGACCCGTCGTTCCCGACCGCAAGAAATATCAGAACGAATACGGCCGCGATCTGTTCGTCTCGCATCTTGAAATGGGCTTGAGCGGCGCGTGGATGAAGTTCATGCTTCACTACACCTTCATCTGGAAATTCAAAGGCTTGTTTGGCTGGAAGCTGATCCCCGAATAGGAGAGACCATGAACACACAAGAAGAATTCTCAAAATCTGAAAAATTCTGGATGAATAATAAGATCTATCAGTTGTGGCGCTTCATTGTGCTGAATATCAAGGTTTACACTGTCGCAGTACAAAGCAAGTGGAGATAGTCTTAGGTCAACCACCTCCTTGATACCCAAACTCACCCTGATTGTTCAGGGTGAGTTTTTTCATTCATTAACAAGATATATGATTCTATGAAAGGTTCTTATGTGAAATTAACCACAAAAAAGGTCTAATTAGGTAATATAGCGCCGTAAATTGTGTTTTGTTTCACAAATCGATACTAAAAAATTGAGTAACTCCCGTAGAGGTTCTTATGGACGTTGTCACCCTTTCCCGCATTCAGTTCGGCGTAACCACTGCATTTCACTTCCTTTTCGTTCCCCTAACGCTTGGTTTAGTCTGGTTCGTGGCTATCTTTCAAACCCAATATTATCGTACTGGCGAAGAACGTTTTCGCCGCATGGCAAAATTCTGGGGCAAATTATTCCTGGTCAATTTTGGTATGGGCATTGTGACCGGGCTTGTACAGGAGTTCCAGTTTGGCATGAATTGGTCGGAGTATTCCCGTTTTGTTGGGGATATTTTCGGCGCATTACTTGCCATTGAAACAATGGTTGCCTTCTTTCTTGAATCCGTCTTCATCGGTATCTGGATTTTTGGCGAAGGGCATGTCTCCAAAAGAGTCCACCTATTTTCAATTTGGATGGCGGCGATCGGCAGTCTCCTCTCATCCATCTGGATATTGCTCGCCAGTGGATGGATGCACCATCCTGTTGGCTATATAATCAATCCTGTAACAGGTAATGCACAACTTGTAGATATCGTCGCACTTCTCACCAATCCTAAAGGCTGGTTGCTGTTTCGTCATGCCTTTTCCGCAGGATTGGCAACCGCCGCTTTCTTCCTGCTGGGCGTAAGTTCCTGGTACATCATGCGAAAAAAGGAATTGGATGTCTTCAAGCCATCCTTCGCTACAGGTGCAGTTGTCGGATTAATCGCTTCGTTCTTATTGTTGATGACTGGTCACGAACAAGGCCAGGAAATGCGCCTTTATCAACCCATGAAACTTGCCGCAATTGAAGCCATTTGGGAAACTGAACAACCCGCCTCGTTCTCTTTTCTCACCATCGGTGACCTGACAGGCAAACAGGAAATCTGGTCGATCCGAATCCCCTACCTGATGAGCTTTCTTGCCTGCAATAACTTCGATTGCAAGATCCAAGGCGTCAATGAACTGCAGGCTGAATATGAAGCACTCTATGGTCCAAATGACTACATCCCTTTGATGGTTGCTACTTACTGGTCATTTCGTACGATGTTTGCCATGGGGTTTGTCATGCTGTTCACATCCGCATTCGCCGTTCTGGTGGTAGCACGAAATTGGTCACCTAAACTTGTAAAATGGCTAAAGTGGATGCCTTACACTATTCCTCTGCCTTTCATTGCGGGTGTGGCAGGTTGGGTCACCACCGAAATGGGACGCCAACCGTGGATCGTGCAAGGGTTGCTCACCACTGCCCAAGCCATTTCACCGAATCTCACCGTTACAAATGTCACCATCAGCCTGGTAGGTTTCACCTTGCTCTATGGCGCACTTG
Proteins encoded in this window:
- a CDS encoding FAD-dependent oxidoreductase gives rise to the protein MAKIVVIGAGFAGHTAALYLGNKLGRKHDITVISNRDVFGYVPSWVWVGVGHMKPEKTIFKLKSVYDKKHVKFVHAAAKEIHPDAGDQYVLGEEVGTGKEVRLDYDYLVIAPGPLLNFAGTPGLGPENGFTHSICSLPHAVKTRDAYLALCERMKKGEKVKIVIGTGHPGATCQGAAFEYIVNIHKDLLKKGLRDKADILWLSNEPAMGDFGVNGVQIKRNGHVMRSDEFIKAVFNDHGIRYQVQTGVTKVEAGKIHWQNYEGEEGTTEFDFSMLIPQFKGQPFKYIGKDGEDISSKLVNPAGFVLVDGKYGLPYAELAQTPEAWPAHYNNPTYPNVFAAGIAFAPPGPISKPFTNKNNVLIAPAPPRTGMVSGVIGRVVAMNIADLIEKGTMTHSERMTEMVAACIASMGDNLWDGNAVTIVMRPVVPDRKKYQNEYGRDLFVSHLEMGLSGAWMKFMLHYTFIWKFKGLFGWKLIPE
- a CDS encoding cytochrome ubiquinol oxidase subunit I, translating into MDTVLLSRLQFALTTIYHWLFVPLTLGMGWFVAFMQTRYYQTKDETWRKMAKFWGKLFLINFAIGVVTGIVQEFQFGMNWSEYSRYVGDIFGAPLAVEALLAFFMESTFLGVWVFGEGRVPEKVHLASIWLVAIGSNLSALWILLANGWMQHPVGYVINEANGRAELVNFFALIGNPKGWIFFWHTISDGLLMAAMVIIAVSGYHIFRKQNVEFFKKSFIIASVAGLVASVLVFLGGHTMGQYMYETQPMKFAAIEAHWETSQPADFSLLTIGDLSGKREVWSARVPGVLSFLACNNFTCEVKGVDDIQKEYEALYGPGDYIPLMVVTYWTFRIMMTFGFIMIGITAFFLWANMRGDITKAKWMKWAPSLLVLPYLANASGWILTEMGRQPWIVQGLLKVEDAVSPNLTNVDLLISLIGYTAVYGSLAVAMVKLMLKYAKAGPDAAMHESVDVAPSLVGADD
- a CDS encoding Rrf2 family transcriptional regulator, producing the protein MLKINRQTDYAVRVVLALAKRGEGIRLSTTEIQQEMLIPPALMTRIVAQLAREGLVNTFPGRDGGLMLPRPASQISLKDVVEAFEGPILLSECLKVKGEDDCPFQSNCPVRSKWGRVQVAMMREMAAISFEDLALEAAGIPVAMPSFV
- the cydB gene encoding cytochrome d ubiquinol oxidase subunit II; its protein translation is MSYEFLQTLWFILIAVLWIGFFFLEGFDFGVGMLLPFLGKKDEERRAIINSIGSVWDGNEVWLLTAGGATFAAFPHWYATMFSGFYLALFLLLVGLIIRGVSFEYRSKDANPAWRNRFDWMIAIGSFLAALLLGAAFANLARGVPIDENMMFTGNLFTLLNPYGLLGGVTTVAIFLLHGANFLGIKLEGELRERVNAFAKKLWIATTILYIALGVFTYAAGFWARGIVNPGIVPIAAVVVLLVAGYFINQKMEGWSFIMVALNIVLTQVTFFSMTFPNVMLSTTNPLYSLTIYNASSSQYTLTVMSIVALIFVPIVLAYQGWTYYMFRKRISTDKKTLVY
- a CDS encoding cytochrome ubiquinol oxidase subunit I, which codes for MDVVTLSRIQFGVTTAFHFLFVPLTLGLVWFVAIFQTQYYRTGEERFRRMAKFWGKLFLVNFGMGIVTGLVQEFQFGMNWSEYSRFVGDIFGALLAIETMVAFFLESVFIGIWIFGEGHVSKRVHLFSIWMAAIGSLLSSIWILLASGWMHHPVGYIINPVTGNAQLVDIVALLTNPKGWLLFRHAFSAGLATAAFFLLGVSSWYIMRKKELDVFKPSFATGAVVGLIASFLLLMTGHEQGQEMRLYQPMKLAAIEAIWETEQPASFSFLTIGDLTGKQEIWSIRIPYLMSFLACNNFDCKIQGVNELQAEYEALYGPNDYIPLMVATYWSFRTMFAMGFVMLFTSAFAVLVVARNWSPKLVKWLKWMPYTIPLPFIAGVAGWVTTEMGRQPWIVQGLLTTAQAISPNLTVTNVTISLVGFTLLYGALAVVMVQLIYKFARQGTEAALTKSVDVEEPVSTDAIIFVGAQD